A region of Maritimibacter sp. DP1N21-5 DNA encodes the following proteins:
- the msrQ gene encoding protein-methionine-sulfoxide reductase heme-binding subunit MsrQ, with amino-acid sequence MTEFARTVNGALRRVPAWPLYIIGAVPPAWLFYQGVAGNLGVDPVKEMEHQIGLLGLQVLLATLAVTPLFKLTRINLVKFRRAMGLVGFFYIVCHLAVWLFLDVQIWSQIWADIVKRPYITIGMGAFVLLIPLAVTSNDWSMRKLRKSWKTVHKLFYPAIILGGVHFFMLRKGIQLEPVLYLLGIVLLLGLRLPFLWRRRARSGQTIPREAT; translated from the coding sequence ATGACAGAGTTCGCCCGCACCGTGAACGGGGCGCTGCGCAGGGTGCCCGCGTGGCCTCTCTATATCATAGGGGCCGTTCCGCCTGCGTGGCTCTTCTACCAGGGAGTCGCCGGCAACCTCGGCGTCGACCCCGTGAAAGAGATGGAACATCAGATCGGCCTTCTGGGCCTTCAAGTGCTTCTGGCCACGCTGGCCGTCACACCGCTGTTCAAACTGACTCGCATCAACCTGGTGAAGTTTCGCCGGGCGATGGGGCTGGTCGGCTTCTTCTATATCGTCTGCCACCTCGCGGTCTGGCTCTTTCTCGATGTGCAGATCTGGAGCCAGATCTGGGCCGACATCGTGAAGCGGCCCTATATCACCATCGGCATGGGGGCCTTCGTGCTGCTGATCCCCTTGGCGGTCACCTCGAACGACTGGTCGATGCGCAAGCTCAGGAAGTCGTGGAAGACCGTGCACAAGCTCTTCTATCCGGCGATCATCCTGGGCGGCGTGCATTTCTTCATGCTGCGCAAGGGCATTCAGCTGGAGCCCGTCCTCTATCTGCTGGGAATCGTCCTGCTCCTGGGTCTTCGACTTCCGTTCCTGTGGCGCAGACGGGCGCGATCCGGGCAAACGATTCCCCGCGAAGCGACGTGA
- the msrP gene encoding protein-methionine-sulfoxide reductase catalytic subunit MsrP: MGYKPFYTRDDVTPKSLWLNRRQIFAGAAGLATTSMIRPALAQDQGLEPNTLEEITNYNNFYEFGTGKEDPAEHAHMLTTDPWSVEVGGLVDNPGTYSFADLTDGMTIEERIYRFRCVEAWSMVIPWNGFELNQLLEKVGVQSGAKYVAFETAYRPEEMPGVRFPVVEWPYVEGLRLDEAMHPLTIMATGIYGEPMPKQNGAPIRLVVPWKYGFKSIKSIVKITLVEDQPPTTWEKANAREYGFYSNVNPTVDHPRWSQATERVIGAGIFASRQETLMFNGYDEVAGLYEGMDLSKFY, from the coding sequence ATGGGATACAAACCTTTCTACACACGTGACGACGTGACGCCGAAGTCGCTCTGGCTCAACCGCCGTCAGATCTTTGCAGGTGCCGCAGGGCTCGCCACCACGTCGATGATCCGCCCCGCGCTGGCGCAGGATCAGGGGCTGGAGCCGAACACGCTCGAAGAAATCACGAACTACAACAATTTCTATGAATTCGGCACCGGCAAGGAAGACCCGGCCGAACATGCCCATATGCTCACCACCGACCCCTGGTCGGTCGAAGTGGGCGGGCTGGTCGACAATCCCGGCACCTATTCCTTCGCCGACCTGACCGACGGCATGACGATCGAGGAACGCATCTACCGTTTCCGCTGTGTCGAGGCCTGGTCGATGGTCATTCCGTGGAACGGGTTCGAGCTGAACCAGCTTCTGGAAAAGGTCGGCGTGCAGTCCGGTGCCAAATACGTGGCCTTCGAGACCGCCTATCGTCCCGAGGAGATGCCCGGCGTCCGTTTCCCCGTCGTCGAATGGCCCTATGTCGAGGGGCTGCGCCTCGACGAGGCGATGCACCCGCTCACGATCATGGCGACGGGCATCTACGGAGAACCCATGCCGAAACAGAACGGTGCGCCGATCCGGCTCGTCGTGCCGTGGAAGTATGGCTTCAAGTCGATCAAGTCGATCGTCAAGATCACGCTGGTCGAGGATCAGCCGCCGACCACATGGGAAAAGGCGAACGCGCGGGAGTATGGCTTTTATAGCAATGTGAACCCAACCGTCGATCACCCACGCTGGTCGCAGGCCACCGAGCGCGTGATCGGCGCGGGCATCTTTGCTAGCCGGCAGGAGACGCTCATGTTCAACGGCTACGATGAAGTGGCGGGCCTTTACGAAGGCATGGACCTGTCGAAGTTCTACTGA
- a CDS encoding FMN-binding glutamate synthase family protein has protein sequence MSTTFWVLEYLSLAFLLLIGFALLAALVLYLVDRIQTRDAVRRNYPVIGRFRSLFTNLGEFFRQYFFAMDREEMPFNRAQRDWVYRAADGKDNTIAFGSTRNISVPGTTIFANAAFPPLGFQYAKTMPLRIGPTARHPYDAPSFFNISGMSYGALSRPAVRALSMGAKQANVWLNTGEGGMSPFHLEGGCDVVYQIGTAKYGVRDAEGKLSDDRLRDVAARPEVKMFEIKLAQGAKPGKGGILPAAKVNEEIAEIRGIPVHTASESPNRHEEIDDWEDLLDVIAHIREVTGKPVGIKTVVGMVDPFSDLFDVIMRRGPDSAPDFISIDGGEGGTGAAPMPLMDLVGMPIREALPRIVDLRDQRGLTNRIRMIASGKMVNPSDVAWAICAGADFVVSARGFMFSLGCIQALKCNKNTCPTGVTTHDPHLQRGLDPTDKAVKVAKFATAMIHEVETIAHSVGVAEPRQMRRRHVRIVQADGRSIPMNEIYPSYSSRAVS, from the coding sequence GCAATTACCCGGTGATCGGCCGGTTCCGGTCGCTCTTCACCAATCTGGGCGAATTCTTCCGGCAATACTTCTTCGCCATGGACCGCGAGGAGATGCCCTTCAACAGGGCTCAGCGCGACTGGGTCTATCGGGCAGCCGACGGCAAGGACAACACCATTGCTTTCGGCTCGACCCGCAACATCAGTGTGCCCGGCACGACGATCTTCGCCAATGCCGCCTTCCCCCCGCTCGGGTTCCAGTATGCCAAGACGATGCCCCTGCGCATCGGCCCCACCGCCCGCCACCCCTATGATGCGCCGTCGTTCTTCAATATCTCCGGCATGTCCTATGGCGCGCTGTCTCGTCCCGCCGTCCGGGCGCTGTCGATGGGCGCGAAACAGGCGAATGTCTGGCTCAACACCGGCGAGGGCGGCATGTCGCCCTTCCACCTCGAAGGTGGCTGCGACGTGGTCTATCAGATCGGCACCGCGAAATACGGCGTGCGCGATGCGGAAGGCAAGCTCTCGGACGACCGGCTGCGCGACGTGGCCGCGCGCCCGGAAGTGAAGATGTTCGAGATCAAGCTCGCGCAGGGGGCGAAGCCTGGCAAGGGCGGCATTCTCCCCGCTGCTAAGGTCAATGAAGAGATCGCCGAGATCCGGGGGATCCCCGTTCACACCGCGAGCGAAAGCCCCAACCGCCATGAAGAGATCGACGACTGGGAAGACCTGCTCGACGTCATCGCCCATATCCGCGAGGTGACTGGCAAGCCCGTGGGGATCAAGACCGTCGTCGGCATGGTCGATCCCTTCTCGGATCTCTTCGACGTCATCATGCGGCGCGGGCCTGACTCGGCCCCCGATTTCATCAGCATCGACGGAGGCGAGGGCGGCACCGGGGCCGCGCCCATGCCGCTCATGGACCTGGTCGGCATGCCCATCCGCGAGGCGCTGCCCCGGATCGTTGACCTGCGCGACCAGCGGGGGCTGACCAACCGCATCCGCATGATCGCGAGCGGAAAGATGGTGAACCCGTCGGATGTGGCCTGGGCGATCTGTGCCGGCGCCGATTTCGTGGTCTCGGCACGTGGCTTCATGTTCTCGCTCGGCTGCATCCAGGCGCTCAAGTGCAACAAGAACACCTGCCCCACGGGCGTCACCACGCACGACCCGCATCTTCAGCGTGGACTTGACCCGACCGACAAGGCGGTGAAGGTCGCCAAGTTCGCCACCGCCATGATTCACGAGGTCGAAACCATCGCGCACAGCGTGGGCGTGGCCGAGCCGCGCCAGATGCGGAGGCGGCATGTGCGGATCGTGCAGGCGGACGGGCGATCCATCCCGATGAACGAGATTTATCCGAGTTACAGCTCCCGCGCCGTATCGTGA